The following proteins are encoded in a genomic region of Dasypus novemcinctus isolate mDasNov1 chromosome 21, mDasNov1.1.hap2, whole genome shotgun sequence:
- the BAG4 gene encoding LOW QUALITY PROTEIN: BAG family molecular chaperone regulator 4 (The sequence of the model RefSeq protein was modified relative to this genomic sequence to represent the inferred CDS: inserted 6 bases in 5 codons; substituted 3 bases at 3 genomic stop codons), producing the protein MPYGCYYGPGXGEVPVLPPPVTYPPHPEIPVLRWGRGGGPAETTXPGEGRGSGGYYSSRGPWTEPGQARGCHQDLNSYTNGAYGPPYPPGPGTNTDSHSGTXFSPGCSQINYSTEAPSTYRSPGNSPPPVXPLQNPVMSPSRYPYGDGNQSVPQSGPQVQAQEDTRASPGADGXGARYPWPSAASLAPPGRXYTTEGTSSWPSSDSPQLPPAPPRQSKEPSNPYSXSNQGKNXHSFPCTAHQYESSGTMK; encoded by the exons ATGCCCTATGGCTGCTACTATGGGCCTG CTGGAGAGGTGCCCGTGCTCCCACCTCCAGTCACATATCCTCCCCACCCTGAAATTCCTGTTCTCCGGTGGGGACGCGGGGGTGGCCCAGCTGAGACCACctagcctggagaaggcagaggaagTGGTGGCTACTACTCATCCAGGGGCCCCTGGACAGAGCCAGGTCAAGCTAGGGGATGTCACCAGGA TTTGAATTCTTATACAAATGGAGCTTATGGTCCACCATATCCCCCCGGCCCTGGGACAAATACTGATTCACACTCTGGGACATAGTTTTCACCTGGATGTTCTCAGATCAATTACTCCACAGAAGCTCCAAGCACTTACCGTTCACCTGGCAATAGCCCACCTCCAG TCCCATTACAGAACCCTGTGATGAGCCCATCCCGTTATCCTTATGGAGATGGTAATCAGAGTGTTCCACAGTCAGGACCACAGGTACAAGCACAGGAGGACACACGGGCTTCTCCTGGTGCTGATG AGGGAGCCCGTTACCCCTGGCCTTCGGCTGCATCCTTAGCACCACCTGGGAG TTACACGACTGAAGGGACTTCCTCATGGCCCAGCAGTGACTCTCCTCAGCTGCCACCTGCACCACCCAGGCAGTCCAAGGAGCCCTCAAACCCCTATAGTTAATCAAATCAAGGCAAGA CACACAGCTTTCCTTGCACTGCCCATCAGTATGAATCCTCAGGgacaatgaaataa